The genomic region AAAAGGATTAGTAAATCAGGTAAAGAGTTTTGGATTCAAGCCAGCTATAATCCAATTTTCGGTGCAGATGGGAAACCCAGTAAAATCATAGAATATGCTATGGATATAACAGAGGAAAAGAAAGCAAATGCAAATTATGCAGGACAAGTCGATGCTATTAAAAATTCCCAAGGTGTGATTGAGTTCAATCTGGATGGAACAATAACAGACGCTAACGATATATTCCTAAACATAATCGGATATTCTCTAGAGGAAATAAAAGGCCAACATCATAGCCTTTTAGTGGACAAAGAGGAAGTTAATAGTTCTTCCTACCAAGACTTTTGGACTCAATTACGCAATGGTCAATTTCAGACAAGCGTATATAAAAGAATCACAAAAAGCGGACAACCTGTTTGGATACATGCCTACTACAATCCCATCTTTGACTTAGAAGGAAAACCCTTCAAAATAGTCAAATTTGCCACGGATGTGACTAATTTAATGGAAACAATCAAATTTACTGATTCGACATCACAAAAGATGGATGATATGTCTTCCTCTATAGTTAATATAACAGAAGCCATCGATCATATTAGCAAGAACATGAGCCTATCCAAAGAAGCTGCATCACAAATATCAACTAGTATAAATTTGACAAATGAAGTCAGTACTAACCTTAATTCTACCATGACCTCAGTGGAGAATATAGTAAATCTAATCGGTGATATAGCTGATAGGGTAAACTTACTTGCCATAAATGCAACGATAGAAGCCGCAAGAGCTGGTAATGCCGGTAGAGGCTTTGCCGTAGTAGCGTCTGAGGTTAAAAACCTGGCAGGACAAACATCAAAAGCTACAGAGGATATTGCTCAACAAATAAAAGATATCCAGATCCTATCCAATAACTTGTCCAGCAACATTAAAGAAATCGTTATACAAGCTGAATCTGTTGACAATTATGTAAAAGATTCAGCCAATGCCTTATCAGAACAAGAAATGGTCACCAAAAATATATCAGAAAACGCTATACAAGTGGCCAATGCCGTTCAAGAAATAAGTCATAGAATTAAAAACATGTCCCGATAACGACTTACCAAATACTGCCTATATAATCTACAGCATAAGTTTGTGCTTCCTGTACAGTTTTAACTGTAGAAGGCACAGCGACAAGAGTGTAAATAAGCTCAGAATAGGATATTTTGTTTGGAAATTTATCCCCAGGAAGAACAAGGGTATCTCTTGTATATATAAGATCTGGCAACTGTATTGGCTTTGAACCATCATATAGCTTATAGATATAAGGGGCATCAGCATTCGAACCAACAGCTGCAGCCATAGATTGGGCAATCTCGCCACCACCATAGTAAGCATTTACGTTTACCAAAGCAATGTAAGACTGACTTCCCAGATCAATATAAATGTATTTATAACTATCCTCTTCCTGATTTTCTAAAACTTTAAATCCCCTTATGTGACGAATCGTTTTTTGCGAATCAGAGGAAATGATTTTATATTGGTAATTATTCTGGAATATTTTACCAAATGTCGTCTTTCCAGGCTTTGTATTAAATTCGTACCAAGCTTCATTGTTTAACATCTCTTCATCTGAAAAAGTAGAGGGATAGAATAATATGGTTCTATCTTCATCACTACTATTTAAAAAATAGAAGGCCTGTTTGGGACCTATTTTTTTATCATACTTTTCTGCGACAACACCTAGAACCGCAGCTAAAACAAAAAGACCAATAAATATAATACCAATGATTCGTAGTATTTTTTTCATTACCCCTCCACCCAAGCATTGTAGAATAGAAAAGCTCTTCAAAACATCACCCTAAAAGGGTGATTTGTACTGAAGAGCCTACAAACAGAAATAATATAGAATAAATACTATTTAAGATTGCTATAGCAATCAGAAACATGTTTCCATGCCCCAGGCAAAGTATCAAGAGTATTATTTTCTAGAGATACATGTATATGGGGATACTTTTCCTTAAGAATCTTTAAAAAGAAAGGATAATTCATCAATCCCTGTCCAGCTGGTAGATCTCCCACTTTCTTATTATTCTCTACAACAAAATCTTTGGCATGAATGGCTAGAATTTTATCACCAAACAACTGAAAGGCTTCAGCAATATGATTTTCATGATCAGCACATCGATCGTCTGGAATAAAGTTAACAGGATCATAAATAACGCCCAAGTTAGGTGAATCTATGATATCAAAAACTCTAACCATCTTTTGATGAGTATCAATGGTGTTCTTCATGGCTACACCCTCAATAGCTACATGAACACCATAATTTTCTGCAACATTAACGAGACGCTTTAGGCTCTTAATGAATTTCTGAAAAGTCTCTTCTGTATCTGTCAAAGGATGATAACTATTATCAGCATTAACGGAACCTGTTTCTGTCCCAACAATAGAAGCCCCCATATCTCTAGCATGCCTAATATGGTCTTCAAAATATAAAAGACTCTCTTCTAATTTTACAGGATCAGGATGGACAGGATTTATGTAACACCCAAGTATGGATATATGCGCACCATGAGCTCTTAGTACGGCTTCTATATGGCGAGCAAAACCAGGGGACAATTTATGATTATCCTTATCATAATCTGTCAAAACTTTGGCTAATGCCATATGAATATGGGGAATGTTTCTTTTCTGCAGCTCCTGGGCTAAAGATTCTATTGTCATCTTACCCAAATCATGAGCCCGCATTCCAAGATTTAACATAAAAACTCCTCGTTCGTTAGTTTGCTGTATTATACAAAGAAAACAATGGTGATACAAATGGTTCAATTCATATTATGGAGGGGCACATCTTCGAACAGATCTTTCAAAAGGAACAAAGTCGATTTAAGATACTGCCAGTATGACAATGAAAAATCAAAACAATTACGCGATTAAATTAATATCTACACATTGGCTTAAGTTTTTTTTATCTTACATTTTTTTCTTATTCAAACATTCCCCTGTTTGGTTGATGCCACTTTATGTCTCTTATTTGATTAACACCATTGTTGACAAAGGAAGCAGTGGACTAATAACAATTCTATGGCCCAGTATTGGAATCGGAATATTACTTGTACTTAATATTCTATTCAATGTTCTCCATATTAAAATTTTTTCTGAAGCTTCACGTAAAATAGAAAAGGATCTAAGAAGTCATCTCATACGTAAACTTCAGGAATTAAGTATGGGATATTATTTAAAAACAAAATCGGGAAAGCTGACAGCTAAATTTCTAAGAGATGTGGAGACCATAGAAATGGCATTAAAGCAAGGAACAATGAGTCTATTGCCTGCTATAACTTCTTTCATCTATATTTTTGGAGTTACAACCTATAAACAACCTAAGGTGACTCTTTTTTTCATTGCCTCTTTACCCATAATGGCCCTAATACGTTTTATTTATTCAAAGCGAATGGAACGAACAAATACCAGGTATCGTAAAGATATGGAAAATTTGTCAGCCAAAGTTAATGAATCCATTGAAATGCTTCCTGTAGCAAGAGCCCATGCCCTTGAAGATACGGAAATAGAAAATATCGAAGTCTTTTTTGATAAAATCAATACTTCAGGTTTACGTTTGGATGTTCTCAATGCAGCCTTTGGAGCTTCAACATGGGTAGTGTTACAATTATTTAGTCTCCTGGCCTTAGTGTTTACAGTATATATGGCATCCCAAGGATTGATACCTGTGGGAGATATTGTCCTATATCAAGGTTTTTTCACAATGATGTCTAACTCAGTGGGAGCCGTATTTAATATACTCCCTAATCTTTACAAAGGACGGGAGTCTTTCCATTCTATTGTTGAAGTATTAAATGCTCCTGATATTGAATACAATATGGGAAAAAAAGCATTTCAATCTGTTGAAGGTCATTTTTATCTTAAAGATGTCACCTTTACCTATAATGAATCAGATGGGGACCAAAGGGAAAAGCATCTGGATATTTCCATATTGGATATTCCTTCTGGTCAATCTGTCGGTATAGTGGGCCCTTCTGGTAGTGGCAAGACAACCTTTATTAATCTATTAATAGGTTTTGTGAGACCTCAAAAGGGTGAGATTTTCCTTGATGAACAATCATATGCCCTTCATGATATGCGTAGTATGAGAAAAAATTGCGCCTTTGTCAGTCAAACTCCCATACTGTTTTCCGGATCTATTAAAGCTAATATCAGTTATGGAGATATTCAAAGTGATACTGAGTCTGTTATTACAGCCCTCAAGGCAGCTAATGCATGGGACTTTGTTAAAGAGCTACCTCAAGGAATAGATACGATACTCGGAGAACATGGAGCCAATCTATCAGGAGGACAGCGCCAACGCCTGGTATTAGCCAGAGCTTTTTACAGAGATCCCCAAATTCTTTTCTTCGATGAAGCTACATCTGCCTTAGATACCGCCTCAGAAGTATTAGTTCAAAAAGCTATGGATAAGCTTATTGAAAACAGAACAACCTTTGTTATAGCCCATAGACTATCAACTATATTACATATGGATCGTATATTAGTTATGGAAAAAGGTCATATCATACAAGATGGGAGTCCTGATGAACTGCTTAAGCAAGAAGGAATGTTTAAAGAATTGAGCAAGAATCAACTTAAGACGGGAACTTTTGGTTAATAGCTAAAGAAGATATTGCTGGTCCTGTGCTCTCTTTTAACACTAATTCGGGTAAGATGACATTTTTAGCAGATACAGGTCTTTTTTGGAGGATATCCATACAAAGCCTAGCGGCATTTAACCCTAATGGTGTCATCTGACTATCAATAGAACTAATCCTAGGAGTACTACATTCTGTATACAGAGAGTTGTTAAAACCAATGACAGAATAATCCTCTGGAATAGTAAATCCTCTTGTCTCCAAAGTTTGTATAACACCTACCGCGGTTATATCCTCTTCTGTAATAATAGCCGTATAAGGCGATTCACTACCAACTATAACTTCACCCGCAACTCGGCCACCTTCAACACCTCCGGAAGATTGAATAACTTTGTAAGACTCATTAGGAATATCAAACCTTTCCATCCCCTTTATAAATCCCCGTAATTTTCTCCTGGCGGAATAAGTATCTGCCTCTTTTATATAGATGAATTTACGATGACCCAGTTCATGCAGATATTTAATAGCTTCTTGAACACCATGGGATTCATCACAACTTACTGAATATATATTCTCCCCTTGTAAGCTCTCATTAATTATTATAACAGGAATTCTACTAGCAATCTCTTCGATGGATTTCTGTAACTTCTCATAATTAAAGACTGACCCTACAAGGATAATAGCACTAACCTGCTTCTGCATTAGGAGCGCTAAATAATTCCTCTGGTCATCTAAGCTGCCACCAGTATTACAAAGAATGGAACTATATCCTTGCTGACTAATTTCCTGTTCTATGGAATGCACAACTTCTGAGAAATATAACTGTCGCACATCAATTAAGAGAATCCCGATATCCCGAGTACTAGAACTTGATAAGCCTTGAGCCAAACTATTAGGAAAATATTCTTCTTCCTCAATGACTTTAAGAATTTTCTCTCGAGTAGACTGCCGAACATTTTTATTATTATTAATAACCCGAGAGACAGTCGCAACAGAGACGCCTGCCTTTCGAGCAATTTCATATATGGTCATGAACTAATATTACAATTCAACAGGAAAGTAATCTATACAGTTACGGAAACAAATATCCTTCACCATATTACCTAATAGTTCATAGTCTGCAGGGGCTTCACCAGCATCAACCCAGCCTCCTATTAGATTACACAACACTCTTCTAAAGTATTCATGTCGTGGATAACTTAACAAGCTTCTTGAATCAGTAACCATACCGACAAAGGCAGAGAGAAGGCCTAAGTTCGCTAAGCTAGTCATTTGATCCTGCATACCTGTTTTCTGATCATTAAACCACCAACCAGATCCAAACTGTAACTTTCCTTTCACACCTGCTCCCTGAAAGTTACCAAGCATGGTTGCAAAAATTTCGTTATTTGCAGGATTAAGTGTATACAGAATAGTCTTAGGAAGTTGATCTGAAGTATCCAGGCTATCTAATAACTTAGCCAGAGGAGGAGCTACCATACCGTCTTGAATAGAATCAAATCCTGTATCGGCACCTAAGGTTCTGACCATTCTGCTATTATTATTACGCAAAGCTCCAATATGGATCTGCATAACCCAACCTTTTGAAGAATTTAAGCGCCCCATTTCTAACATAAAGGCAGTAATATAGGCCCCCTGTTCTTGTTCACTAAGAGCTTTGCCTGATCGGATTTTGGTAAAAATAGCTTCTAATTCACTATCCGTCGCTTCAATATAAAATACTTTATCCAGAGCATGGTCAGTAACACGACAACCTCTATCATGAAAATACTGATGCCTATCGGCTAGTGCTGATAAGAGAGATTTCCAGGAATCAATTGTGGTGTTACATACGGATCCCAACGTATCAAGGTATTCGTTAAACCCTTCTACACTATGAACACCCATAGCTTTATCAGGTCTAAAAGTAGGATACATCTTGAACTCAGCATCCTTATTACTGTTAAGCTGTTCGTGGTACTTCAAATCATCAATAGGATCATCTGTTGTCCCTACCATCTTAACATTCATTTTCTTCAAAATACCCCAGCTGGAAAACTCAGGTTGAGCCAGAAGCTTCTCTGTTCTTGTCCATACATCCTCTGCTGTATCCGCATTAAGATGCAAATCGGTTATACCAAAAGGTCTTCTTAATTCTAAATGAGTCCAATGATAAAGGGGATTTCCAATAGTTTTGGGAACCGTTTCGGCCCATTTTTGGAATTTCTCGCGGGGGCTCTTATTGCCTGTAATATATTCTTCAGAAATACCGGAAGTTCTCATGGCTCGCCACTTATAGTGGTCCCCTTCCAACCAGATTTCATATAGATTATTGTATTGTCTGTTTTCTGCCAGATCTTTGGGATTTAAGTGACAATGATAGTCAAAGATAGGCATATCTTCAGCATATTCGTGAAATAATTTCTTAGCAGCTTCTGAATGAAGAAGAAAATCTTCAGTAAGAAAGTTTGAGTTGTGGCTCATAGAGTAACACCATCCTTAAAAATAGCAATTTCTTTGTATCCACTGATCTCATTCTTAGCTTTTTTGCCATTGGCAACTTCCAGAATGAGTTCATACAGTTCGTTAGTTACCTGTTCTTCAGGATTACCTTCCAGCAAGCGTCCTGCGTTAAAGTCAATCCAACGTGGTTTCTTCTCAGCTAAAGGAGTATTTGTGGCAATCTTCAGCGTAGGAGCGGGTCCTCCCAAAGGATTTCCTCGACCAGTAGAGAAGAGCACGATCTGAGCTCCAGCGGCAATCATGTTAGTAACAGAAACACCATCATTACCAGGCCCATTTAATAGGTTCAAACCTTTAAGCTTAGGTGATTCTGTGTAATCAAGAACGTCAACAACAGGGGAAGTTCCCCCTTTCTGAATACAGCCGCAAGATTTATCTTCTAATGTTGTAATCCCGCCGGCCTTATTACCTGGGGAAGGGTTTTCATAGACAACCTGATCGTATCGTTGAAAATACAACTTAAAGTTATTAACTAAATCTACCGTCTTTTTAAAGACAGATTCATCCTTAGCTCGGCTCATAAGGAAATGTTCAGCTCCAAACATCTCAGGAACCTCTGTTAGTATGGCTGTTCCACCAGTGGCAACAATTTTATCTGCTACTCGACCGATTAAGGGATTAGCTGTGATACCTGAGAATCCATCAGAACCACCGCATTTAAGACCTATCACTAGATCAGAAACAGGACATTCTGTTCTCTTATCTTCCTTAAGAATTTCAGCAAGTTCCTCAATGATTTCATGACCAGCTTCAATTTCGTCAGAGACATCTTGTGTAGATAAGAAACGTATTCGTTTAGGATCGTACTCACCAAGAACCTTTTTGAACTCAGCTATGTGATTGTTTTCACAACCTAATCCAAGAACCAGAACACCACCTGCATTGGGGTGTCTTGCCAGACCAGCAAGGACTTGTTGAGTTTTAAGTTGATCCCCACCCATTTGAGAACAGCCATAGGGATGACTAAAAGTATAGACCCCATCATGTCTACCATCAGCGGTAGCGGTTGCTTCTCTAGCAAGCATTTCAGCAGTTTTATTAACACAACCTACAGTGTTGATAATCCATATTTCGTTTCTAATACCAACCTTGCCATTGGCCCGACGATATCCCATAAAACTATTATGCTCTGCAGGACTGACAGGAAGAGCCGGCTCTGCTGGTTCGTAGGAATATTCCAGAACATCACTTAAGTTGGTCTTTACATTATGGGTATGTAAATGAGTGCCCTGAGGTACCTCTGTCTTTGTAGATCCAATGGAAGTACCGTACTTAATTATCTGTCCACCGTCTTCAATATCAACGAGGGCAAACTTGTGTCCCATAGGAACATCAGTCTTCAAAGCAAAACTTTGATCACCTATAGAAATTTCTGTACCAGCAGTTAAATCTTGTAAAGCGACAGCAACGTTATCCAATTCGTGGATCTTATGACATAAATTCATGAGAGTCTCCTTATTGTAAGGCTGAAACCAAATCGGCCATAGCCTTCTTCATTCCTCTTGTTTTTATTTGGAAAAGATAAAGGCTTACACTCTTACTTAGGTTAGAGAATCGAGATAGATCTTGTCCCCAAAAATCTTCATTCTTAAGAACTTTCTCGACTACAAGGTCCATAGTTTCTGGATCACCGTCGAATGCTTTCCAACACTCCATAATATAATCGATATTCGCTGGAGTATCTTTAATCTCATAACGGCCATTAATACCTTCTCCGAAATACTGAGAATCTACTTTTTCTGCCTCGTAGAATGCCACTATTGAAGCAAGGGCAAAAGCCAATACTTCAGGAACCTTATTCTCCCCTTCCAGGATACCAAGCAGACTAGGGAGAACCCTTGTTTTAAACTTAGATACGGTATTAAGGGATATGCTTAACCAAGCATGTTGAATAAAGGGATTAGCAAACCTTTCAAGTACATCCTGAGCATAAGGAGCGGGATCTTCTTTAAGATCAGCAAGAGTTGGTAATATATCTTTTTCTAATCCAAGAGATATGAATTTAGAGACAACGTCATCATCAAAACTTTCTTTTACTGTTTCAATACCATATTGATAAGCGGCAGCACAAGTCATAGTGTGGATACCATTTAGGATACGAACTTTTCTTGTTCGATAAGAAGGTAAATCATCTGTCCATACAACATTTAATCCTACTTCTGTCAGAGGAAGTTCTTTTTGAAAAGCTTCACCACCTTCAATTACCCATAAATGAAAATCTTCACAGGATACAGCTAAGTTATCTTTGTATCCAAACTTATGACATAATTCGTCTATCTCATTAGCAGGGTAACCAGGAACAATTCTATCTACGAGAGTATTAGTGAAAACATTACAGTCTTCTACCCAATTAATAAATTCAGATGTTAAATTCCATTCTTTAGCTAAGCGAAGAACGATAGCCTTAAGATTATCACCATTTTTATCAATAAGTTCGCAAGGAATGAAGTTAATTCCCTTATTTTTATCACCCTTAAAGTGATTAAATCTCGCCCACAATAATTGTGTTACTTTACCTGGAAATGATGATGCGGGTTTATCTTCTAACTTATCAGAAGCTTCGTATCGAATACCGGCTTCTGTAGTGTTAGAAACAATAAAACGAAGTTCTTCTAACGTAGCAGAAGCCAGAAACTCATCATATTCAGTATAAGGATTGATTCCCTTTTCTATTGAGGTAATTAATCTATTATCTTGGACAATCTGGCCTTTAGATAAACCACGACGAACAACAGTGTATAAACCGTCTTGATCATTAAGCATTGATACCATACCACGATCCAGTGGCTGTACAATACGAACACTTCCGTTAAAATCACTCTTTTCATTTAAAATATCGATCATCCAATCGACAAAAGCTCGTAAGAAGTTACCTTCACCAAATTGAAGAATTTTAACCGGATTAGCCGGTTTTTTTTGATTGTTGGCTGCCCAATCTCTAACAGGCAACAAATCAACATTCTGTTGACTCATCATACCCTCCTGGTATTGTCTTGTTGCCTAAATTGTAACCGGTTACATTCTACAAGTCAAACAATATCTCAAATATTCCTAAATATTATGTTTTTTTTCGTTGAAATCTATAACCTACAGTGCTAACATTGTAACCGGTTACAGATTCATTACTCATTCGGTTTTCTATTTCCATTGCCAATACAATTGTGAGAAACCAACAAGACTGTAATCTCCTAGAAAAAGAAGCCCCCTTCGGCTCATCACCATGGGGGGCTTTTGCAATACATGTTAACGCGCTAACCAACCACCATCCACGGCAATAGTATAACCATTAATGTAATTAGAATTGTCACCTGCCAGGAAGACACAGGTTCCAGCCAAATCTTCAGGAGTCCCCCATCGCCCTGCTGGAATTCTGTCTAATATTTGCGCACTTCTTTCAGGATTATTACGTAGATCCTTAGTATTGTCTGTCGCCATATAGCCAGGAGCAATGGCATTAACATTGATACCATGACTTGCCCATTCATTAGCCATTGACATAGTAAGTCCCCGAATGCCTGACTTTGATGCCGTATAGGAAGGAACACGAATTCCCCCTTGAAAGGAAAGCATGGAAGCAATATTAATAATCTTCCCCCCCTTCCCTTGTTTTAATAATTGATTAACAAAAGCTTGACTAAGGAAAAAGACCTTCTTGATATTAATATCCATTACCTCATCCCAATCTTTTTCCGTAAACTGAATAGAATCTTCTCGTCTAATGATACCTGCGTTATTAACAAGAACATCAACATGTCCCATATGATCAACAGCAGCTTTTACATAAGAGGCTAGGTCTTCAACAGAACAATGAACAAGATCGGCTTTTGCAGAGTCAAATCGACGCCCCTCTTTTTCAACAAGTTCCTTAGTTTCCGTCATAGCACTAACACCCAAAGCAAAGATATCAGCACCAGCTTTAGCCAAACCAACAGCCATACCCTGTCCCAAGCCCCGGGAGGCTCCTGTAATAAGAACTACCTTACCTTTTAAACTAAAACGATCTAACATTCCAAACTCCTTCAATACACCCTATAAAAAAAGCAGAGAGAATGAAACATCCTCTCTGCTACAAATCACAACGTAGATCTGACCTTAAGCCATATCTTCAGCAGCTACCCAATCCATGTCATCGAAAACTTTGTTTTCTCCACACATAGCCCAGATAAAGCTATAAGGACCTGTTCCAACACCTGTGTGAATAGACCATGAAGGAGAAATAACAGCTTGGTCATTTCTCATGATAATGTGTCTAGTCTCAGAAGGTTCGCCATGCATATGGAAAACCAATGTATCAGGGTCCATTTCCGTATAGAGATAAACTTCCATTCGTCTTTCATGAGTGTGGGAAGGATAGGTATTCCAAACACTTCCCGGCTCCATTCTTGTGAATCCCATGGACAATTGACATGTTTCAAGAACATTAGGGTGAAGATATTTGTAGATAGTTCTCTTATTACATTTCTCACTGTCACCTAAAGGAGAAGGAGAAGCATCTTCAAGAGTGATCTTCTTCACAGGATATTCTTTATGCGCTGGTGATGACGCAATATAATATTTTGCAGGAGCTGAAGCATCAGCACTGGCAAAGGAAATTTCCTTAGTTCCTCTTGGAAGATACAAACCATTAAGGTTTTCTAACTCATAATCAACACCATCAGCAGTGATAGTACCTTTACCACCTAAGTTGATTACACCCATTTCTCGAGCTGCCAAAAAGTAGTCCTGTGCGATTTCTTTTGACACTTCTTTAGGAAAATCTACCTTTCCTTTCTTAGGAATAACACCACCAAATACAATTCGGTCGATGTGACTATAGGTTAAGTTAACCTTATCCTCACCAAAGATATTTTCTACTTGAAAATGTCTTTTCAATTCAGTAGTGTCCATTTTTTTACCATGTTCGGGATGAACAGGATGTCTTATATCCATTATATTACCTCCTAATAACTATCTTATCTATTTAAATAGCAATACCATTGCCATCTAATTTAACATTATCTATCCCTTTCAAATCCTTTTCAAATCCATCAATTTGCAGATCTTCCATTTCGAGATCTTTAACATTCCGCAGGAATAAACCTTGATGAACCATAGGATCGATATCACACATCATAGCCGCAAATTCCGGTTCTGGATTTTGAGCTGCAGTCGCCTTAATACCCTTAAGTTTAACATTATTCACCCATCTTTCGGGCAAACCATACATAAAAAGGAAACAATTTCGTAAATCATCGATTTCGATATTTTCCAAATGAACATTACACAACTCAGGTGTTCCTTCATTTAAAGGAAGGGCTTCCTTATTTTGAACAGGAGGAGTCTTACCATCAGCATCACAGAAATAGAACATATTAAAAACAAAAGCGGAACCAATGTTACGCATATACACAGATTCGCAATGAATATCCTTAACAGCTCCCCCTCTTCCTCGTCTTGTTTTGAGACGAATACCTCTATCCGTATCCAGGAAGACACAATCCTTTACATGAACATTTTCGATGCCACCTGACATTTCACTGCCCAAAACAACAGCGCCATGTCCCCGTTCCATTAGGCAGTTCTCAATCGTTACATTCTTAGTACATAATCTGATATGATCTGCCAGTTCTTTTTTCCCTGCTTTAATAGCAATACAGTCATCCCCTACAGAGAAATGAATACTATGTAGTACCACATCCTGGCAAAACTCAGGATCCAAACCATCCGTATTGGGAGAGTCATCAGGATTCTTGATCTTAAGATCAGCAAAAAGAAGTTCATTACTACAAAAAGGATGCAATGTCCAAGAGGGAGAATTCTGAAGAGTTACACCTGCCATTGTAACCTTACGACATTGATTAAGAAAAACTAGTCTCCCTCTAGCTGCTGGAACAGTATTCTTAGGAGAATGCCACCAATTAGTGATATCTGCGTTCCCATCAATAATACCTTCACCAGCAATAGTTAGATTTTCACAACCCACTGCTGTTATAACAGAGGCATAGATCGTAGACTCCAAACCTTCCCAGGTACCCAGGATACGTCCTTCTTCCATTTTAGGAATCATCGGATAGAAAGAAGGATCTTTCTCAGCCATTAAATGAGCCTCTTTTTCCAAGACCAAAGTCATATTTGATTTTAGAAAAAGAGGTTTTACCCGATACGTCCCGGAAGTAACTCGTAATATACCTTCTTTGGGAAGACAAGCTATGGCGGCCTGAAAAGCCAAGGTATCATCATGAATACCATCACCTAAAGCACCAAAAGCTAAAGGATTTAAAGAAGAACCTTCTTGTGTGAAGAAGTCTATAGACCACACAGTCCCTGCACCTTCTACAGTTCCTTCATAAGAAGTTCCTGGTTCCAAACCGGAAATAGTTACAGCATTACGGCCAGTAACATATCTATTATACTCTTTACCATCACCCTTGATTGATACGGTAAATTCCTTATCCAAGGAATCCTTCAAGGGATAATCCCATGTAAAAGTCACCGTATAAGGGGTAATGTTCAAATAATTAATTGTCATCATTTACCTCGTGTTTGAATTCTAACATCATAATGGCCTCATTCGATATGGACAAAACAACAGGAACCTATGGAGAAAATGGTTTAT from Spirochaeta cellobiosiphila DSM 17781 harbors:
- the kduD gene encoding 2-dehydro-3-deoxy-D-gluconate 5-dehydrogenase KduD, which encodes MLDRFSLKGKVVLITGASRGLGQGMAVGLAKAGADIFALGVSAMTETKELVEKEGRRFDSAKADLVHCSVEDLASYVKAAVDHMGHVDVLVNNAGIIRREDSIQFTEKDWDEVMDINIKKVFFLSQAFVNQLLKQGKGGKIINIASMLSFQGGIRVPSYTASKSGIRGLTMSMANEWASHGINVNAIAPGYMATDNTKDLRNNPERSAQILDRIPAGRWGTPEDLAGTCVFLAGDNSNYINGYTIAVDGGWLAR
- the kduI gene encoding 5-dehydro-4-deoxy-D-glucuronate isomerase, which codes for MDIRHPVHPEHGKKMDTTELKRHFQVENIFGEDKVNLTYSHIDRIVFGGVIPKKGKVDFPKEVSKEIAQDYFLAAREMGVINLGGKGTITADGVDYELENLNGLYLPRGTKEISFASADASAPAKYYIASSPAHKEYPVKKITLEDASPSPLGDSEKCNKRTIYKYLHPNVLETCQLSMGFTRMEPGSVWNTYPSHTHERRMEVYLYTEMDPDTLVFHMHGEPSETRHIIMRNDQAVISPSWSIHTGVGTGPYSFIWAMCGENKVFDDMDWVAAEDMA
- a CDS encoding tagaturonate reductase yields the protein MSQQNVDLLPVRDWAANNQKKPANPVKILQFGEGNFLRAFVDWMIDILNEKSDFNGSVRIVQPLDRGMVSMLNDQDGLYTVVRRGLSKGQIVQDNRLITSIEKGINPYTEYDEFLASATLEELRFIVSNTTEAGIRYEASDKLEDKPASSFPGKVTQLLWARFNHFKGDKNKGINFIPCELIDKNGDNLKAIVLRLAKEWNLTSEFINWVEDCNVFTNTLVDRIVPGYPANEIDELCHKFGYKDNLAVSCEDFHLWVIEGGEAFQKELPLTEVGLNVVWTDDLPSYRTRKVRILNGIHTMTCAAAYQYGIETVKESFDDDVVSKFISLGLEKDILPTLADLKEDPAPYAQDVLERFANPFIQHAWLSISLNTVSKFKTRVLPSLLGILEGENKVPEVLAFALASIVAFYEAEKVDSQYFGEGINGRYEIKDTPANIDYIMECWKAFDGDPETMDLVVEKVLKNEDFWGQDLSRFSNLSKSVSLYLFQIKTRGMKKAMADLVSALQ
- a CDS encoding UxaA family hydrolase, which produces MNLCHKIHELDNVAVALQDLTAGTEISIGDQSFALKTDVPMGHKFALVDIEDGGQIIKYGTSIGSTKTEVPQGTHLHTHNVKTNLSDVLEYSYEPAEPALPVSPAEHNSFMGYRRANGKVGIRNEIWIINTVGCVNKTAEMLAREATATADGRHDGVYTFSHPYGCSQMGGDQLKTQQVLAGLARHPNAGGVLVLGLGCENNHIAEFKKVLGEYDPKRIRFLSTQDVSDEIEAGHEIIEELAEILKEDKRTECPVSDLVIGLKCGGSDGFSGITANPLIGRVADKIVATGGTAILTEVPEMFGAEHFLMSRAKDESVFKKTVDLVNNFKLYFQRYDQVVYENPSPGNKAGGITTLEDKSCGCIQKGGTSPVVDVLDYTESPKLKGLNLLNGPGNDGVSVTNMIAAGAQIVLFSTGRGNPLGGPAPTLKIATNTPLAEKKPRWIDFNAGRLLEGNPEEQVTNELYELILEVANGKKAKNEISGYKEIAIFKDGVTL
- the uxaC gene encoding glucuronate isomerase — encoded protein: MSHNSNFLTEDFLLHSEAAKKLFHEYAEDMPIFDYHCHLNPKDLAENRQYNNLYEIWLEGDHYKWRAMRTSGISEEYITGNKSPREKFQKWAETVPKTIGNPLYHWTHLELRRPFGITDLHLNADTAEDVWTRTEKLLAQPEFSSWGILKKMNVKMVGTTDDPIDDLKYHEQLNSNKDAEFKMYPTFRPDKAMGVHSVEGFNEYLDTLGSVCNTTIDSWKSLLSALADRHQYFHDRGCRVTDHALDKVFYIEATDSELEAIFTKIRSGKALSEQEQGAYITAFMLEMGRLNSSKGWVMQIHIGALRNNNSRMVRTLGADTGFDSIQDGMVAPPLAKLLDSLDTSDQLPKTILYTLNPANNEIFATMLGNFQGAGVKGKLQFGSGWWFNDQKTGMQDQMTSLANLGLLSAFVGMVTDSRSLLSYPRHEYFRRVLCNLIGGWVDAGEAPADYELLGNMVKDICFRNCIDYFPVEL